The Channa argus isolate prfri chromosome 22, Channa argus male v1.0, whole genome shotgun sequence genome has a window encoding:
- the drd1b gene encoding dopamine receptor D1b, producing the protein MDQNFSTVRDGKQLLPERDSSKRVLTGCFLFLLIFTTLLGNTLVCAAVTKFRHLRSKVTNFFVISLAISDLLVAILVMPWKAATEIVGFWPFGEFCNVWVAFDIMCSTASILNLCVISVDRYWAISSPFRYERKMTPKVACLMISVAWTLSVLISFIPVQLNWHKAQTTSYAELNGTYPSDLPPDNCDSSLNRTYAISSSLISFYIPVAIMIVTYTRIYRIAQKQIRRISALERAAESAKNRHSSMGNSSNMDCESSFKMSFKRETKVLKTLSVIMGVFVCCWLPFFILNCMVPFCEPTFPDGATDFPCISSTTFDVFVWFGWANSSLNPIIYAFNADFRKAFSILLGCHRLCPGSNAIEIVSINNNMGAPTSNPHSQYQPKGHIPKEGNHSASYVIPHSILCQEEESQKKDGCIGEIEAGMVNSSLEILSPAISGNLDSDNEVALEKINPLTQNGQHKAVSY; encoded by the coding sequence ATGGATCAGAATTTCTCAACAGTTCGAGACGGCAAGCAGCTGCTGCCAGAGAGAGACTCATCCAAACGTGTGCTGACAGGatgcttcctctttctcctcatcTTCACCACGCTGCTAGGCAACACACTCGTGTGTGCTGCTGTCACCAAGTTTCGACACCTGAGGTCGAAGGTCACCAACTTCTTCGTCATCTCACTGGCCATCTCTGACCTCCTGGTGGCTATCTTGGTTATGCCGTGGAAGGCGGCGACAGAGATCGTGGGATTTTGGCCATTCGGTGAGTTCTGCAATGTCTGGGTGGCGTTTGACATCATGTGCTCCACTGCCTCCATATTGAACCTGTGTGTGATCAGTGTAGACCGTTACTGGGCCATCTCGAGCCCCTTCCGGTACGAACGCAAGATGACCCCTAAAGTGGCATGTCTGATGATCAGTGTGGCGTGGACCCTCTCCGTCCTCATCTCCTTCATTCCTGTTCAGCTTAATTGGCACAAAGCTCAGACCACCAGCTACGCAGAGCTGAATGGAACATACCCCAGCGATCTTCCCCCTGACAACTGTGACTCCAGCCTCAACAGGACCTATGccatctcttcctctctgatCAGCTTCTACATTCCTGTGGCTATTATGATCGTTACCTACACCCGGATCTACCGCATTGCCCAAAAACAGATACGGAGAATATCTGCCCTGGAACGGGCAGCGGAGAGTGCCAAAAACCGTCACAGCAGCATGGGGAATAGTTCAAACATGGACTGTGAGAGTTCATTCAAAATGTCATTCAAACGAGAAACCAAAGTCCTAAAGACGCTCTCAGTCATCATgggagtgtttgtgtgctgctggCTGCCCTTCTTCATCCTCAACTGCATGGTTCCATTCTGTGAACCGACCTTCCCAGATGGTGCCACGGACTTCCCCTGCATCAGCTCCACCACATtcgatgtgtttgtgtggtttggCTGGGCAAACTCCTCACTCAACCCAATCATCTATGCCTTCAACGCCGACTTCCGCAAAGCCTTCTCCATCCTCCTGGGATGCCACCGGCTCTGCCCGGGGAGCAATGCCATCGAGATCGTCAGCATTAACAACAACATGGGTGCCCCGACCTCGAACCCCCACAGTCAGTATCAACCCAAGGGTCACATTCCAAAGGAGGGCAACCACTCAGCCAGCTACGTAATTCCACACAGCATCCTGTGTCAGGAGGAGGAGTCACAGAAGAAGGATGGATGCATAGGGGAGATCGAAGCGGGGATGGTAAACAGTAGCCTGGAGATACTCTCCCCGGCCATCTCTGGGAATTTAGACAGCGATAACGAAGTCGCACTGGAAAAGATCAATCCCTTAACACAGAACGGACAGCATAAGGCTGTGTCGTATTAA